The Nerophis lumbriciformis linkage group LG34, RoL_Nlum_v2.1, whole genome shotgun sequence genome includes a window with the following:
- the sgpp1a gene encoding sphingosine-1-phosphate phosphatase 1 yields the protein MATDAIKTFVETCHCLQDPRLVAKFQHLCGVRGTFPENPNDGGASTRGCPGLRQRIPRDDVSNGASVHANGVKGDSRPDETARAKPLRRNSLTGDVGQEFLIHNKFLFYLFTFGTELGNEMFFIVFFPFLFWNVDALVSRRLIVVWAWNLFVGQSTKDMVRWSRPASPPVVKVEVFYNSEYSMPSTHAMTGTAIPFCLFMLTYGRWQYPFLFGFGVALCWSILVCVSRVYMGMHSVLEVITGFLYSLLILAFFHQVLDKIDDFYMDGAYAPLVIILSHVSLGLVAFSLDSWSTSRGDTAQALGTGAGTALATYANYQLGLLADPPLSSLPFALPQLGVGLVARSLLRFAIGVGVILITRMVMKAVTIPFLCRLLGLPAEDVRQARQHMEVELPYRYIVYSVVGFTCVCVVPLLFRIVNLA from the exons ATGGCGACGGACGCCATCAAGACGTTTGTGGAGACGTGTCATTGTCTCCAGGACCCGCGTCTGGTGGCCAAGTTCCAGCACTTGTGTGGCGTCCGGGGGACGTTTCCGGAAAACCCCAACGACGGCGGCGCGTCCACGCGGGGCTGCCCCGGGTTGAGGCAGAGGATCCCGCGGGACGACGTCAGCAACGGGGCGAGCGTGCACGCCAACGGGGTGAAAGGTGACTCCAGGCCCGACGAGACCGCTCGGGCTAAGCCCCTCCGCAGGAACTCTCTCACCGGAGACGTGGGCCAGGAGTTTCTGATCCACAACAAGTTCCTCTTCTATCTGTTCACGTTCGGCACCGAGCTGGGCAACGAGATGTTCTTCATCGTCTTCTTCCCCTTCCTCTTCTGGAACGTCGACGCCCTGGTCAGCCGCAGGCTCATCGTGGTGTGGGCCTGGAATCTGTTCGTGGGACAGTCCACCAAGGACATGGTCCGCTGGTCCCGGCCGGCCTCCCCTCCTGTGGTGAAGGTGGAGGTGTTCTACAACTCTGAGTACAGCATGCCGTCCACGCACGCCATGACTGGGACTGCCATACCCTTCTGTCTCTTCATGCTCACCTATGGACGCTGGCAG TACCCTTTCCTCTTTGGTTTCGGTGTGGCCCTCTGCTGGAGCATCCTGGTGTGTGTCAGCAGAGTCTACATGGGGATGCATTCGGTTCTG GAGGTGATCACTGGCTTCCTGTACAGCCTCCTCATCCTGGCCTTCTTTCACCAAGTTTTGGACAAGATTGACGACTTCTATATGGACGGCGCATACGCTCCACTAGTTATCATCTTGTCCCACGTGAGCCTTGGACTCGTGGCCTTCTCCCTGGACTCCTGGAGCACCTCCCGTGGAGACACGGCCCAAGCACTGGGCACCGGGGCCGGCACCGCCCTGGCCACCTACGCCAACTACCAGTTGGGACTGCTGGCAGACCCCCCGCTATCATCGCTGCCGTTCGCCTTGCCGCAGCTCGGCGTGGGCTTGGTGGCTCGCTCCCTGCTCCGCTTCGCCATCGGGGTGGGCGTCATTCTGATCACCAGGATGGTCATGAAAGCGGTCACTATCCCTTTCCTCTGTCGACTGTTGGGGCTGCCCGCGGAGGACGTGAGACAAGCAAGGCAGCACATGGAGGTGGAGCTGCCGTACCGTTACATCGTCTACAGTGTTGTTGGTTTTACGTGCGTATGTGTGGTGCCTCTCCTCTTCAGGATCGTAAACCTGGCATGA